In the Gossypium arboreum isolate Shixiya-1 chromosome 10, ASM2569848v2, whole genome shotgun sequence genome, one interval contains:
- the LOC108489060 gene encoding ankyrin repeat-containing protein BDA1-like isoform X3: MDESLRTAARTGNVTGLYNLIQRDGNVLRHFDEVEFVNTPLRIAAEERCIRFAMEMMKLKPAFTRKLNQQGLSPLHIAVKQGHKEMALRFLEIDKYLVRVKGKNVAATRWT, translated from the exons ATGGATGAAAGTTTGAGAACAGCAGCTCGTACAGGAAATGTTACTGGTTTGTACAATTTAATTCAAAGAGATGGAAATGTTTTGAGGCACTTTGATGAGGTGGAGTTTGTCAACACTCCTTTACGCATTGCTGCAGAAGAAAGATGCATTAGGTTTGCAATGGAAATGATGAAGTTAAAGCCAGCATTTACTAGGAAGCTAAACCAACAGGGCTTGAGCCCACTTCACATTGCAGTTAAACAAGGGCATAAAGAGATGGCTCTACGTTTCTTGGAAATTGATAAATATCTTGTTCGTGTCAAAGGAAAGAACG TGGCAGCAACGCGCTGGACATAG
- the LOC108489060 gene encoding ankyrin repeat-containing protein BDA1-like isoform X2 → MDESLRTAARTGNVTGLYNLIQRDGNVLRHFDEVEFVNTPLRIAAEERCIRFAMEMMKLKPAFTRKLNQQGLSPLHIAVKQGHKEMALRFLEIDKYLVRVKGKNDSGIWPSG, encoded by the exons ATGGATGAAAGTTTGAGAACAGCAGCTCGTACAGGAAATGTTACTGGTTTGTACAATTTAATTCAAAGAGATGGAAATGTTTTGAGGCACTTTGATGAGGTGGAGTTTGTCAACACTCCTTTACGCATTGCTGCAGAAGAAAGATGCATTAGGTTTGCAATGGAAATGATGAAGTTAAAGCCAGCATTTACTAGGAAGCTAAACCAACAGGGCTTGAGCCCACTTCACATTGCAGTTAAACAAGGGCATAAAGAGATGGCTCTACGTTTCTTGGAAATTGATAAATATCTTGTTCGTGTCAAAGGAAAGAACG ATTCAGGCATCTGGCCCAGTGGCTAA
- the LOC108489060 gene encoding ankyrin repeat-containing protein BDA1-like isoform X1, whose translation MDESLRTAARTGNVTGLYNLIQRDGNVLRHFDEVEFVNTPLRIAAEERCIRFAMEMMKLKPAFTRKLNQQGLSPLHIAVKQGHKEMALRFLEIDKYLVRVKGKNADSGIWPSG comes from the exons ATGGATGAAAGTTTGAGAACAGCAGCTCGTACAGGAAATGTTACTGGTTTGTACAATTTAATTCAAAGAGATGGAAATGTTTTGAGGCACTTTGATGAGGTGGAGTTTGTCAACACTCCTTTACGCATTGCTGCAGAAGAAAGATGCATTAGGTTTGCAATGGAAATGATGAAGTTAAAGCCAGCATTTACTAGGAAGCTAAACCAACAGGGCTTGAGCCCACTTCACATTGCAGTTAAACAAGGGCATAAAGAGATGGCTCTACGTTTCTTGGAAATTGATAAATATCTTGTTCGTGTCAAAGGAAAGAACG CAGATTCAGGCATCTGGCCCAGTGGCTAA
- the LOC108488209 gene encoding ankyrin repeat-containing protein BDA1-like, translating to MDERIIGAAQTGDINILYELILNDPYVLQRIDDEPFFNTPLHVAASAGHIDFMMEMINLKPSFARKLNQAGFSPMHLALQNKKTESVLRLLRFDEGLVRVKGREGLTPLHHVVQNGNVDFLIKFLEVYPEAIEDVTVRDETVFHLAIKNDRFEAFQVLVGWLIRSCHKASNRWEKELLSWADIDGNTVLHVAAIRNSPQVVKVLLERLCGDHINAKNAEGLTALDIPSQYTLDDDKESIKDMISKAGGLSGSSSSLPKTSISSFHIESLKGKMPVLKKIATIASRGKKGIPYEMHNTFLVVTVLIITATYTATLEPPKQPDNISNSQDFPLKYDASLGSTSTGTVPSPPLAGKENLKNILDVSTMFWLYNTLTFWAATVLTAYLLPSRSISMFILITLSLFGTCYMLLVAVSIRTLAFQYPYYLNLGSVSYPSLSITNYCLATVLALVTLYRTSYYMVYRFVPKRRFFLHLQVVSLCIYAVILIPAILNSELILEITKYRII from the exons ATGGATGAGAGAATAATAGGTGCTGCACAAACAGGAGACATAAACATCTTGTATGAGTTAATTCTGAATGATCCATATGTtttacagcgtatcgatgatgAACCTTTTTTCAATACTCCTTTGCATGTAGCAGCCTCTGCAGGGCATATTGATTTTATGATGGAGATGATCAACTTAAAGCCATCGTTTGCAAGAAAGCTAAACCAAGCTGGGTTCAGCCCCATGCACTTGGCTCTGCAAAATAAAAAAACTGAATCAGTGCTTCGACTCCTCAGGTTTGATGAAGGCCTTGTTCGTGTCAAAGGGCGGGAGGGCTTGACTCCTTTGCATCACGTGGTTCAAAATGGAAATGTTGATTTTTTGATCAAGTTCCTTGAGGTTTACCCCGAGGCTATTGAAGATGTGACTGTTCGAGATGAGACGGTTTTCCATCTTGCCATAAAAAATGACAGGTTTGAAGCTTTCCAAGTCTTGGTGGGGTGGCTTATAAGGAGCTGCCATAAAGCTTCCAACCGTTGGGAGAAAGAACTATTGAGTTGGGCAGACATTGATGGCAACACTGTTTTACATGTTGCTGCTATCAGAAACAGCCCTCAG GTGGTAAAAGTACTGCTGGAACGCTTGTGTGGTGACCATATCAATGCCAAAAATGCGGAGGGTCTGACTGCACTTGATATCCCATCACAATACACATTGGATGATGATAAGGAGTCCATTAAAGACATGATAAGCAAAGCAGGAGGTTTGAGTGGTTCCTCTTCCTCGCTTCCCAAAACTTCCATCTCTTCATTCCACATCGAATCTTTAAAAGGAAAGATGCCAGTTCTTAAAAAAATTGCAACAATAGCAAGTCGTGGAAAGAAGGGAATCCCATATGAGATGCATAACACATTTTTAGTAGTCACAGTGCTAATTATAACAGCTACATACACTGCCACTTTGGAACCTCCAAAGCAGCCTGATAACATTTCAAATTCCCAGGATTTCCCACTCAAGTATGACGCATCTTTAGGTTCAACCAGCACTGGAACCGTACCAAGTCCTCCACTCGCTggaaaagaaaatttgaaaaatatactaGACGTGTCCACAATGTTTTGGCTATACAACACTTTAACCTTTTGGGCAGCAACTGTTTTAACAGCCTATCTCCTACCCAGCCGTTCAATCTCCATGTTTATTCTCATAACACTTTCCTTGTTTGGGACCTGTTACATGCTTTTAGTTGCTGTTTCCATACGGACACTCGCATTTCAGTATCCATACTATCTGAATCTTGGATCCGTTTCCTATCCTAGTCTTAGCATTACTAATTACTGCTTGGCAACGGTACTAGCCCTCGTGACATTATACAGGACATCCTATTATATGGTATACAGGTTTGTACCCAAAAGAAGGTTCTTCCTCCACCTACAAGTCGTTTCCCTTTGCATCTATGCTGTTATTCTTATTCCAGCTATCCTAAATTCTGAACTCATATTGGAGATTACCAAATACAGAATAATATAG